In a single window of the Fusarium falciforme chromosome 3, complete sequence genome:
- a CDS encoding Zn(2)-C6 fungal-type domain-containing protein, which translates to MSRPTEADQTGDDRQPPASPQPARNEITVAVGKRPRAARACDNCRRLKERCTGGTPCDGCIKSKRQCAFTNAYRRSRRRPEIQKLAETINPRVFFDIDRIRNLEAIVQHFTDIQDFSPTQLTETVAALSTDKWSSPTSQDPANRDEASDDTPSNQQTKDAASILAYEEFSHSDFTRQIQQKLGPDLERPITDPTAGVATAEQLLSWPFIVQDAVSVFPPAEVATALLDIFFNVAQTNYFYVDEDFIRNRISEIYAHPATPLTIADAPWVCTALMVFCVSTQFAHLVKGRQSNTGEVDVTSAIDDALALSFYRKATAMIPDLLTIGSAQCVQAFILMGVYTLPVDPAGLASSYYGIAMKIAIHNNMHLKSKSKTRDAEMRNRIWWTVYTLERRVSILHGRPASIRRSQISAELPVDRLELQPSGRPNTFHNAMAQKDLTEIMEDARDNILMIKRATPSSSILVANDALKVNQALETWWDSLPEETYCKDLTPGQPLFRSNIHLALTYHLVHIFIGRSFMFEDSDADKLGLHGWVNARNTLIRHCIQSAITSVQLCQKLHDEFGLSKSSYTEFTSCCAAVVTLIAQRILSKTVEFGDICDQGITLLKIMSGGVFANTKSSEKRGLEILEMALAKLGASHGESPSLGGAGYDQFRTWVALQVEPEQMLGQEQAVPTMEWAYGSSPGQGSFHSEEMNLMPEFVPTNFAELASLPGLENYFQSSIG; encoded by the exons ATGTCGAGACCCACCGAGGCAGATCAGACTGGTGATGACCGGCAGCCTCCGGCGTCACCCCAGCCGGCACGCAACGAGATAACCGTGGCGGTTGGGAAGAGGCCAAGGGCTGCACGAGC GTGCGACAATTGCCGGCGCCTGAAGGAAAGGTGCACTGGCGGAACCCCATGTGACGGATGCATCAAATCCAAGCGTCAGTGCGCCTTCACCAACGCATATAGACGATCAAGACGGCGGCCTGAAATACAAAAGTTGGCGGAAACGATTAACCCAAGGGTGTTTTTCGATATCGATAGGATCCGCAACTTGGAAGCTATTGTTCAGCACTTTACGGATATTCAGGATTTCAGCCCTACTCAGCTTACGGAGACGGTGGCAGCTCTGTCAACGGATAAGTGGAGCTCGCCTACATCACAGGATCCAGCGAACCGTGACGAGGCTTCCGACGACACTCCCAGCAACCAACAGACGAAAGACGCTGCTTCTATCCTAG CCTATGAAGAGTTCTCTCATTCCGACTTTACACGTCAAATCCAACAAAAGTTAGGTCCTGACTTGGAAAGGCCCATCACC GACCCGACAGCCGGCGTGGCTACTGCCGAACAGTTACTATCATGGCCCTTTATCGTCCAAGACGCAGTATCTGTGTTCCCACCTGCCGAGGTCGCCACTGCGTTGCTCGACATTTTTTTCAACGTAGCTCAGACAAACTACTTCTACGTAGACGAAGACTTTATCCGGAACCGGATATCTGAGATATACGCCCACCCTGCTACGCCGCTCACAATCGCCGACGCTCCATGGGTCTGCACGGCTCTCATGGTGTTTTGCGTCAGCACCCAGTTTGCACACCTGGTCAAAGGAAGGCAGTCCAACACTGGAGAGGTTGACGTGACTTCGGCCATTGATGATGCGCTTGCTCTATCCTTCTATCGAAAAGCAACAGCCATGATCCCTGACCTGCTGACTATTGGAAGTGCCCAATGTGTGCAGGCCTTCATCTTGATGGGAGTGTACACACTCCCCGTGGACCCTGCAGGATTGGCAAGCAGCTATTACGGCATTGCTATGAAGATAGCCATACATAATAACATGCACTTGAAGAGCAAGTCCAAGACGCGAGACGCCGAGATGCGCAACCGAATTTGGTGGACAGTGTATACCCTGGAGAG GCGTGTCTCCATCTTGCATGGCCGGCCGGCGTCAATCCGGAGATCCCAGATAAGCGCCGAGCTACCAGTCGATCGCCTTGAATTACAGCCATCCGGAAGGCCGAATACATTCCACAACGCGATGGCCCAGAAGGACCTTACTGAGATCATGGAGGATGCTCGCGACAACAT ATTAATGATTAAAAGAGCAACTCCCAGCTCGAGCATACTAGTAGCCAATGATGCCCTCAAGGTAAACCAGGCATTGGAAACATGGTGGGATAGTCTCCCAGAAGAGACCTACTGCAAGGACTTGACGCCAGGCCAGCCACTCTTTCGATCCAACATACACCTCGCACTCACGTATCATCTTGTGCACATCTTTATCGGCCGATCCTTCATGTTCGAAGATTCTGATGCCGACAAGCTAGGTTTGCACGGATGGGTCAACGCTCGCAATACTCTGATAAGGCACTGTATCCAAAGCGCAATTACGTCCGTCCAGCTCTGTCAAAAGCTTCATGACGAATTTGGGCTTTCCAAGTCCTCATATACCGAGTTCACTTCTTGCTGTGCTGCGGTAGTGACTCTGATAGCTCAACGCATCCTCAGCAAGACGGTAGAATTCGGCGATATCTGCGATCAAGGAATCACCTTGCTAAAAATCATGTCTGGCGGCGTCTTTGCCAACACCAAAAGCTCCGAGAAGCGGGGCCTGGAGATTTTGGAAATGGCACTGGCCAAGCTGGGCGCGAGTCATGGTGAAAGCCCATCACTTGGCGGTGCAGGCTATGATCAGTTTCGTACCTGGGTTGCGTTGCAGGTCGAACCCGAGCAGATGCTCGGACAAGAGCAAGCAGTGCCAACGATGGAGTGGGCGTATGGTAGTAGTCCGGGGCAGGGATCGTTTCATTCAGAGGAAATGAACTTGATGCCTGAGTTTGTTCCCACTAATTTTGCAGAGCTTGCGTCGCTGCCCGGTCTGGAAAACTACTTCCAGAGCTCAATAGGATGA